One Devosia lacusdianchii genomic window carries:
- the hemP gene encoding hemin uptake protein HemP: MPASTGPHAADPTVDTPKIITSAALFEGSGEVLILHNGVPYRLRITRQDKLILTK; the protein is encoded by the coding sequence ATGCCGGCCTCCACCGGGCCTCACGCTGCCGATCCCACTGTCGACACGCCAAAGATCATCACCAGCGCCGCGCTATTTGAGGGCAGCGGCGAGGTCCTGATCCTTCACAACGGCGTGCCGTATCGCCTCCGCATCACCCGCCAAGACAAACTGATCCTGACCAAATAG
- a CDS encoding hemin-degrading factor has product MIANAKPPTEIRRLRALHPEMRERDFARIHGISEAELVAAEVGRSAIRLRPDVEVLLNGLRAAGEVMALTRNESAVHEKIGPYEKVVIGPMASMVLGEQIDLRIFPSKWAFGFAVEKAGEEGAVRRSLQFFDAQGQAVHKVHARPATNLEAWSVLVTSLRHAEQADSIEIAPAAPVALPGEAADVATLREHWRALTDTHQFFGMLKKLNLPRLAAVEMVGEDLAWQLDAKAVEEMFASVAGTDLPIMAFVGNHGCIQIHAGPITNIKPMGPWLNVMDETFHLHLRLDHIASVWAVRKPTSDGHVTSVEVYDGNRELIIQFFGKRQEGSDERAGWRTAVERLPLHSQSNAA; this is encoded by the coding sequence TTGATCGCGAACGCCAAGCCCCCGACCGAAATCCGCCGCCTGCGGGCGCTCCATCCCGAGATGCGCGAACGTGATTTCGCGCGCATTCACGGCATCTCCGAAGCCGAGCTGGTCGCCGCCGAAGTCGGCCGCAGCGCCATCCGGCTGCGCCCCGACGTTGAGGTTCTGCTCAACGGCCTTCGCGCTGCCGGCGAAGTGATGGCGCTCACCCGCAACGAGAGCGCCGTCCACGAAAAGATCGGGCCCTACGAGAAGGTCGTCATCGGCCCCATGGCCTCTATGGTCTTGGGCGAGCAGATCGACCTGCGAATCTTCCCGTCCAAATGGGCCTTCGGCTTCGCCGTCGAAAAGGCGGGCGAGGAGGGCGCAGTGCGCCGCTCCCTGCAGTTCTTCGACGCTCAGGGGCAGGCGGTGCACAAGGTCCATGCACGCCCGGCAACTAATCTCGAAGCCTGGTCGGTCCTCGTGACCAGTCTCCGCCACGCTGAGCAGGCCGATTCCATCGAGATTGCCCCGGCCGCTCCCGTCGCTCTGCCGGGTGAGGCCGCCGATGTGGCGACCTTGCGCGAGCATTGGCGGGCGCTAACCGATACGCATCAGTTCTTCGGCATGCTGAAGAAGCTCAATCTGCCGCGTCTGGCCGCTGTCGAGATGGTCGGCGAAGACCTCGCCTGGCAGCTCGATGCCAAAGCCGTCGAGGAAATGTTCGCCTCCGTTGCCGGCACCGACCTGCCGATCATGGCCTTTGTCGGCAATCACGGCTGCATCCAGATCCATGCCGGCCCGATCACCAATATCAAGCCGATGGGCCCCTGGCTCAACGTCATGGACGAGACCTTCCACCTGCACCTGCGGCTCGATCACATCGCCTCGGTCTGGGCGGTTCGCAAGCCCACCAGCGACGGCCACGTCACCTCGGTCGAGGTCTATGACGGCAATCGCGAACTCATCATCCAGTTCTTCGGCAAGCGGCAGGAAGGCTCCGACGAACGGGCCGGCTGGCGCACCGCCGTCGAACGCCTCCCGCTTCACAGCCAATCCAACGCCGCTTGA
- a CDS encoding heme/hemin ABC transporter substrate-binding protein, with protein MYAFHSARLAGAALLALTLGVASATAQDLHPFADTSRVVSIGGSLTEIVFALGEEAKLVARDQTAVYPEAAMALPDVGYMRQLAPEGVLSVSPSALLVIEGSGPPEALEVLSTAGVEYQTVPEGYSADGVLVKIRAVGQALDAEDKAEALATEVEQQFVDLAARTATITEPKRVLFVLSTQGGKIQASGTDTAAAGIIALAGATNAIDEYSGYKALTEEAIIDAAPDAIVMMDRGGDHAATDADLLANPAIALTPAGKTATIYRLDGAYLLGFGPRTAAAAGELADLLYGAQ; from the coding sequence ATGTACGCCTTTCACTCTGCCCGCCTTGCTGGCGCCGCTCTCCTGGCTCTGACCCTCGGCGTAGCCAGCGCCACCGCGCAGGATTTGCACCCTTTCGCCGATACCTCCCGCGTAGTCTCCATCGGCGGCTCGCTCACCGAGATCGTCTTCGCGCTGGGCGAAGAGGCCAAGCTTGTCGCGCGTGATCAGACCGCCGTTTACCCCGAGGCCGCGATGGCGCTGCCCGATGTTGGCTATATGCGTCAGCTGGCGCCCGAGGGTGTCCTGTCCGTCAGCCCCTCGGCCCTGCTGGTCATCGAAGGCAGCGGTCCGCCCGAGGCCCTTGAGGTTCTGAGCACCGCTGGCGTCGAATACCAGACCGTGCCTGAGGGCTATTCTGCTGACGGCGTTCTGGTCAAAATCCGCGCCGTCGGACAGGCCCTCGATGCCGAGGACAAGGCCGAGGCCCTGGCGACCGAGGTCGAGCAGCAGTTCGTTGACCTGGCGGCCCGCACCGCAACCATCACCGAGCCCAAGCGCGTCCTCTTCGTGCTCTCGACCCAGGGCGGCAAGATCCAGGCTTCTGGTACCGATACGGCGGCGGCAGGCATTATCGCCCTGGCCGGCGCAACCAACGCCATCGATGAGTATTCCGGCTACAAGGCGCTGACCGAAGAAGCCATCATCGACGCTGCCCCCGACGCTATCGTGATGATGGATCGTGGTGGTGACCACGCCGCAACCGACGCCGATCTACTTGCCAATCCTGCCATCGCACTCACCCCGGCCGGCAAGACTGCCACCATCTACCGCCTCGACGGCGCCTACCTCCTCGGCTTCGGTCCCCGCACCGCCGCCGCGGCCGGTGAGCTCGCCGACTTGCTCTACGGCGCGCAATAG
- a CDS encoding FecCD family ABC transporter permease: protein MASTLTMSGADLAPDTRADGDRSSLGRLAIAVLAVLLVVMMVVSMTTGASGASAWTIIRGWFGFAPEHAEQALRDHAVIYNIRLPRMLLGVMVGAALAVSGLLMQGLFRNPLADPGLVGVSAGAGLGAVSIIVLGTTMLAPLTAFLGIYALQLASFAGGLVTTFLLYRVATRSGQTAIATMLLAGIAIAALAGAITGVMVYIATDSQLRDLTFWGLGSLSGANWTKIAASGPIIAVALVVASFLAKGLNALTLGEATAAHLGVPVQRFKILTILAVAGATGASVAVSGGIGFVGIVVPHLLRLVIGPDHRYLLPATALLGASFLLAADAVSRVVVAPAELPIGIITAAFGGPFFLWILLRRRAAFAW, encoded by the coding sequence ATGGCGAGCACACTGACCATGTCCGGGGCCGATCTCGCTCCGGACACCCGGGCCGATGGCGATCGCAGCAGTCTCGGGCGCCTCGCCATCGCCGTCCTGGCCGTCTTGCTGGTGGTCATGATGGTGGTGTCGATGACGACAGGCGCCTCCGGTGCCTCCGCCTGGACCATTATCCGCGGGTGGTTCGGCTTTGCGCCCGAGCACGCCGAGCAGGCTTTGCGTGACCATGCCGTGATCTACAATATCCGCCTGCCGCGCATGCTGCTGGGCGTAATGGTTGGTGCAGCGCTGGCCGTTTCGGGCCTGCTCATGCAGGGACTGTTCCGCAATCCACTGGCCGATCCTGGTCTGGTCGGCGTCTCGGCCGGCGCCGGCCTTGGCGCGGTGAGCATCATCGTGCTCGGCACCACCATGTTGGCGCCATTGACCGCCTTTCTGGGCATCTACGCGCTCCAACTCGCCTCGTTCGCCGGCGGCCTGGTTACCACCTTCCTGCTTTATCGCGTCGCGACACGCAGCGGCCAGACCGCTATCGCCACCATGCTGCTGGCGGGCATTGCAATTGCCGCACTGGCCGGCGCGATCACCGGCGTGATGGTCTATATCGCCACCGACAGCCAGTTGCGCGACCTGACCTTCTGGGGGCTCGGCTCCCTCTCTGGCGCCAATTGGACCAAGATCGCCGCTTCCGGCCCCATCATTGCCGTTGCCCTGGTGGTCGCGAGTTTCCTCGCCAAGGGCCTCAACGCCCTGACCCTGGGCGAAGCTACCGCCGCGCATCTCGGCGTGCCCGTGCAGCGGTTCAAGATCCTCACCATACTGGCTGTAGCCGGCGCTACGGGTGCGTCCGTCGCCGTCAGTGGCGGCATTGGTTTCGTCGGCATCGTCGTGCCCCACCTGCTGCGGCTCGTGATTGGCCCTGACCATCGCTACCTGTTGCCGGCGACGGCCCTTCTGGGCGCCTCGTTCCTGCTGGCGGCCGACGCGGTCAGCCGCGTCGTCGTGGCGCCGGCCGAACTGCCGATCGGCATCATTACCGCAGCCTTCGGCGGTCCGTTCTTCCTGTGGATTTTGCTGCGCCGCCGCGCGGCCTTCGCCTGGTGA
- a CDS encoding heme ABC transporter ATP-binding protein, whose translation MINVQSLSVSLGQRQILHNVSFTAAPGAITAVIGPNGSGKSTLMKAICRDHAYTGSVTINGRDFASLSPVNAASMRAVLPQSSTLPFPFTVREVVALGLTAGRPGVPSGMLRKLPDMALSAVDLSGFGGRYYGELSGGEQQRVQLARVLCQVWTPILDGAPRYLFLDEPVSSLDVKHQLMIMDAARRYADAGGGVIAILHDLNLAAMYADTILALRDGRVTGFGSPGDVLTDQLIAEVFDCPLRVGATPLPGTPFVLPQSAGRLRRPDFNVKVAS comes from the coding sequence ATGATCAACGTTCAGTCGCTTTCGGTCAGCCTTGGCCAACGCCAGATCCTGCACAACGTGTCGTTCACCGCCGCACCCGGCGCCATCACAGCCGTCATCGGCCCCAACGGCTCGGGTAAGTCGACGCTGATGAAGGCCATCTGCCGTGACCACGCCTATACCGGCAGTGTAACCATCAACGGCCGCGACTTCGCGTCTCTCAGCCCCGTCAACGCCGCCTCCATGCGCGCCGTGCTGCCGCAGTCGAGCACCCTGCCATTCCCCTTCACCGTGCGCGAAGTCGTTGCCCTGGGCCTCACCGCCGGCCGTCCAGGCGTGCCATCAGGCATGCTGCGTAAATTGCCCGACATGGCGCTGTCCGCCGTGGACCTCTCAGGTTTCGGCGGCCGCTACTATGGCGAGCTCTCCGGCGGTGAGCAGCAGCGCGTGCAGCTTGCCCGCGTGCTCTGCCAGGTCTGGACCCCGATCCTCGATGGCGCGCCGCGCTACCTGTTCCTCGACGAACCGGTCTCCAGCCTGGACGTCAAGCACCAGCTGATGATCATGGACGCAGCCCGTCGTTATGCCGATGCCGGCGGCGGCGTTATCGCCATCCTGCACGATCTCAACCTCGCCGCCATGTATGCCGATACCATCCTCGCTCTGCGCGATGGACGTGTTACCGGCTTTGGCTCGCCCGGCGACGTCCTGACCGATCAGCTGATTGCCGAGGTCTTCGATTGCCCGTTGCGCGTGGGCGCGACGCCGCTCCCGGGCACGCCTTTCGTGCTCCCCCAATCCGCCGGCCGCCTGCGCCGTCCCGATTTCAACGTCAAGGTTGCCTCATGA